A segment of the Streptomyces sp. ITFR-21 genome:
GGATCGCCGGGTCGGCGATGAAACCGGCCTTGATGACCTCGGCCAGGCCGCTGACGTAGTCGTTGACCGGCAGGGAGTCCAGGGCGGCCAGGTCGCACAGCACCCCGGCGGGCGGGTGGAAGGCGCCGACGAGGTTCTTGCCCTCCGCGGTGTTGATGCCGGTCTTGCCGCCGACCGCCGCGTCCACCATGCCGAGCACGGTGGTGGGCACCGCGATCCAGCGCACCCCGCGCAGCCAGCTCGCGGCGACGAAGCCCGCCAGGTCGGTGGTGGCGCCGCCGCCGACACCGACGATGACGTCGCTGCGGGTGAAGCCGGTCTGGCCGAGCGCCTTCCAGCAGTAGGCGGCGACCTCGGCGGTCTTGGCCTCCTCGGCGTTGGGCAGCTGTACGGCGATGGCCTGGTAGCCCTGCTCGGCCAGGTCCTCGCGGACGGCCTCGCCGGTGCCGGCCAGGGCCTCGGGGTGCAGTACGGCCACCCGCAGGGCCTTGGGGCCGATGAGGCCGGGCAGCTCGCCGAGCAGTTGGTGGCCGACGAGCACCTCGTACGGTTCGGTGCCCGCGGTGCCGCCGACCGGGATCCGGGTCGGGGGCACCGCCAGGGTGTTCTCGCTCATGCGTCCTTCAGTTGGAGTGCGTCGAGGACGGCGGTGGCCACGTCCTCGGGGGTGCGGTCGTCGGTGGCGACGACCGCGCGGGCGACCTCGGTGTAGAGCGGGCGGCGCAGGTCCATCAGCTCGCGCCAGCGCTGCCGGGGGTTGACGGCCAGCAGCGGGCGGGGGGCGTCCAGGCCCACCCGGTGCACCGCGGCGTGCAGCCCGACGTCGAGGAAGACCACCGGCAGGGCGGTGAGCAGCGCGCGGGTGCTCTCGTCCATGATGGCGCCGCCGCCGAGCGAGAGGACCCCGTCGTGGCCGGCGACCGCGGCGCGGACGGCGGCCCGCTCCAGCTCGCGGAAGTGCGGTTCGCCGTCGTCGAAGAAGATCTCCGGGATGGGCTTGCCCGCCGCCGACTCGATGTCGGCGTCGGTGTCCCGGTAGGTGCGGCGCAGGCGTTCGGCCAGCACCCGGCCGACCGTGGTCTTGCCGGCTCCCGGCGGGCCGACCAGGACGACGACGGGCGGTCCGCCCGCGACGGCGGTCACCGGATCGCCAGGTGGTCGAGGAAGTCGGAGACGTTGCGGCGGGTCTGGGCGACCGAGTCGCCGCCGAACTTCTCGGCGACCGCGTCGGCGAGTACCAGGGCGACCATGGCCTCGGCGACGATGCCGGCCGCGGGGACCGCGCACACGTCGGAGCGCTGGTGGTGGGCCTGGGCGGGTCCGCCGGTGGTGACGTCGATGGTGGCCAGCGCTCTGGGCACGGTGGCGATGGGTTTCATCGCGGCCCGCACCCGGAGCACCTCGCCGGTGGTGATGCCGCCCTCGGTGCCGCCGGAGTGGCCGGTGGAGCGGCGGACGCCGTCGGCGGTGGGCACGATCTCGTCGTGGGCCCGTGAGCCGGGCACCCGGGCGAGTTCGAAGCCGTCGCCGAGTTCGACACCCTTGATGGCCTGGATGCCCATCAGGGCGGCGGCCAGCCGGGCGTCGAGCCGCCGGTCCCAGTGCACGTGCGAGCCGAGGCCGACGGGCACCCCGTAGGCGAGGACCTCGACGACTCCGCCGAGGGTGTCGCCGTCCTTGTGGGCCTGGTCGATCTCGGCGACCATCGCCTCGCTGGCGTCGGCGTCGAGGCAGCGCACCGGGTCGGCATCGAGCCGCGCCTGGTCGGCGGGGACCGGGACGACCCCGTAGGGGGCCTTGGCGGCGGCCAGTTCCACCACGTGGGAGACGATCTCGATGCCCGCGGTCTCCTTGAGGTAGGAGCGGGCGACGGCGCCGAGCGCGACCC
Coding sequences within it:
- the aroB gene encoding 3-dehydroquinate synthase, whose product is MSENTLAVPPTRIPVGGTAGTEPYEVLVGHQLLGELPGLIGPKALRVAVLHPEALAGTGEAVREDLAEQGYQAIAVQLPNAEEAKTAEVAAYCWKALGQTGFTRSDVIVGVGGGATTDLAGFVAASWLRGVRWIAVPTTVLGMVDAAVGGKTGINTAEGKNLVGAFHPPAGVLCDLAALDSLPVNDYVSGLAEVIKAGFIADPAILDLIESDPAAARDPKGPYTAELIERAIRVKAEVVSADLKESGPREILNYGHTLAHAIEKNERYNWRHGAAVSVGMVFAAELGRLAGRLDDATAERHRSVLEAVGLPLTYRGDQWPRLLETMRLDKKSRGDLLRFIVLDGLARPAVLEGPDPAILLAAYGEVSA
- a CDS encoding shikimate kinase codes for the protein MTAVAGGPPVVVLVGPPGAGKTTVGRVLAERLRRTYRDTDADIESAAGKPIPEIFFDDGEPHFRELERAAVRAAVAGHDGVLSLGGGAIMDESTRALLTALPVVFLDVGLHAAVHRVGLDAPRPLLAVNPRQRWRELMDLRRPLYTEVARAVVATDDRTPEDVATAVLDALQLKDA
- the aroC gene encoding chorismate synthase, which encodes MSRLRWLTAGESHGPALVATLEGLPSGIPVTTDLVADALARRRLGYGRGARMKFERDEVTFLGGVRHGLTMGSPVAIMVGNTEWPKWEQVMAADPVAPEILAGLARNAPLTRPRPGHADLAGMQKYDLPEARPVLERASARETAARVALGAVARSYLKETAGIEIVSHVVELAAAKAPYGVVPVPADQARLDADPVRCLDADASEAMVAEIDQAHKDGDTLGGVVEVLAYGVPVGLGSHVHWDRRLDARLAAALMGIQAIKGVELGDGFELARVPGSRAHDEIVPTADGVRRSTGHSGGTEGGITTGEVLRVRAAMKPIATVPRALATIDVTTGGPAQAHHQRSDVCAVPAAGIVAEAMVALVLADAVAEKFGGDSVAQTRRNVSDFLDHLAIR